From a single Planctellipticum variicoloris genomic region:
- a CDS encoding alginate export family protein has product MRSACAIASLRRWALLGLLGLGGGLESALLAQDVPPPAPPATAEEGDVVPAPEPVMTTPAPAAKPAAPKPPPQPWKLTFFDNDFSYKKDPNHTPLLGENLKEIPLDEIFPSDVLSDTTISWGGELRFRYMDERNRLRPQGDTRRNMYDLWRWRNYLDVKHSDWARVYVEMIDASIFHNDLPPTGIDLNRWDLLNYFVDIAPLEIDDQKIWIRTGQQELNYGSQRLVSPLDWANTRRNFEGFKVFTKGEAWDLDAWVTNPVNTATPNDGPLARFANTFDSRNQDRVFTGAWATYKGVKDHTFDSYFLWDHTSQNNAGGPNLAAYPLGNRYLTATRWLGNYAYSGDGVLHGEVEGGYQFGNDHGRRVNAGFVTVGAGHTWKSLPWEPNLWFYYDWASGDGDPDAGNTNSTFFQYFGLVHAYLGLIDNIARQNISDVNWKFTVKPHKKVTFLTAQHFFSKANSNDYLYNVTGARIGAPNTGSDIGQELDLVATYNHNQNFSVEAGYFWFWYGAVFDTMPRDTAQQFYLQTTFRY; this is encoded by the coding sequence ATGAGGTCAGCGTGCGCAATCGCGAGCTTGCGCCGGTGGGCGCTGCTGGGTCTGCTGGGTCTCGGCGGCGGCCTGGAGTCGGCTCTGCTGGCGCAGGACGTTCCGCCACCGGCCCCGCCAGCTACCGCTGAAGAAGGCGACGTCGTCCCCGCCCCGGAACCGGTGATGACGACGCCGGCCCCCGCCGCAAAGCCCGCGGCTCCAAAACCGCCGCCTCAACCCTGGAAGCTGACATTCTTCGACAACGACTTCAGCTACAAGAAGGATCCCAACCATACGCCGCTGTTGGGCGAGAACCTGAAAGAGATCCCGCTCGACGAGATCTTCCCGTCGGACGTACTTTCGGACACGACCATCTCCTGGGGCGGCGAACTCCGATTCCGGTACATGGACGAGCGGAACCGGCTCCGACCGCAGGGAGATACCCGCCGGAACATGTACGACCTGTGGCGCTGGCGGAACTATCTCGACGTCAAGCACTCCGACTGGGCGCGGGTTTACGTCGAGATGATCGACGCCTCGATATTCCACAACGACCTGCCGCCGACCGGGATCGACCTGAATCGCTGGGACCTTCTGAACTACTTTGTGGATATCGCTCCGCTGGAGATTGACGACCAGAAAATCTGGATTCGGACAGGTCAGCAGGAGCTCAACTACGGTTCGCAGCGGCTGGTTTCGCCCCTCGACTGGGCGAACACCCGCCGGAACTTCGAAGGCTTCAAGGTCTTCACCAAAGGCGAAGCCTGGGATCTGGACGCATGGGTCACCAATCCCGTCAATACGGCGACGCCGAACGACGGACCGCTGGCGCGGTTCGCCAACACGTTCGACTCGCGCAACCAGGACCGCGTCTTCACTGGCGCCTGGGCGACTTACAAGGGGGTCAAGGACCACACGTTCGATTCCTACTTTCTATGGGACCACACGTCTCAGAACAACGCGGGCGGTCCGAACCTGGCCGCGTATCCGCTCGGCAACCGCTACCTGACCGCCACGCGCTGGCTGGGCAACTACGCTTACAGCGGCGACGGCGTGCTGCATGGCGAAGTCGAAGGGGGCTATCAGTTCGGCAACGATCACGGCCGCCGGGTGAACGCCGGCTTTGTGACCGTGGGGGCGGGGCACACCTGGAAGAGCCTGCCGTGGGAACCAAATCTCTGGTTCTACTACGACTGGGCGTCGGGAGACGGAGATCCGGATGCAGGCAATACCAACAGCACCTTTTTCCAATATTTCGGCCTGGTGCATGCTTACCTGGGTCTGATCGACAATATCGCCCGGCAGAACATCAGCGACGTCAACTGGAAATTCACCGTCAAGCCGCACAAGAAGGTGACCTTCCTGACCGCCCAGCACTTCTTCTCAAAGGCCAACTCGAACGACTATCTGTACAACGTCACCGGGGCGCGCATCGGCGCGCCGAACACCGGCAGCGACATCGGTCAGGAGCTCGATCTGGTCGCGACGTACAACCACAATCAGAACTTCAGCGTCGAAGCGGGATACTTCTGGTTCTGGTACGGCGCCGTCTTCGATACGATGCCGCGGGACACGGCCCAGCAGTTCTATCTGCAGACGACGTTCCGGTATTGA
- a CDS encoding adenylate kinase family protein — protein sequence MFDGRFPTILLFGAPGVGKGTQGNILGQVPGFCHLSCGDVFRSLNISSPEGREIYEYSSRGQLVPDELSIRIWKKALHGHIAVSRYRPPDEFLVLDGIPRNPEQVKMIADTINVLHIIHLVCEDEKAMIDRIKRRAIRENRSDDANEEIIRHRFEVYSRESEPVIGCYPSEIVSRIDAVRTPAEVLHAILGVLIPIQLAWKASLPSTPY from the coding sequence ATGTTTGACGGTCGCTTTCCGACGATTCTGCTGTTCGGCGCTCCGGGTGTGGGTAAGGGGACGCAGGGGAACATCCTGGGGCAGGTTCCCGGTTTCTGTCACTTGTCGTGCGGGGACGTCTTCCGTTCGCTGAACATCAGCTCGCCAGAAGGACGGGAGATTTACGAATACAGCTCACGCGGACAACTGGTGCCGGATGAACTGTCGATCCGGATCTGGAAGAAGGCCCTGCACGGCCACATCGCCGTCTCCCGCTACCGTCCGCCCGATGAATTTCTCGTTCTCGACGGCATTCCGCGGAATCCCGAGCAGGTGAAAATGATCGCGGACACGATCAACGTGCTGCACATCATTCATCTCGTCTGCGAGGACGAGAAAGCGATGATCGATCGCATCAAACGCCGGGCGATTCGGGAGAACCGTTCCGACGACGCGAATGAAGAAATCATCCGCCACCGGTTCGAAGTTTACTCGCGAGAATCCGAGCCGGTTATCGGCTGCTACCCGTCGGAAATCGTCTCTCGAATCGACGCCGTACGGACTCCCGCAGAAGTTCTGCATGCGATTCTGGGCGTGCTGATCCCGATTCAGCTTGCGTGGAAGGCCAGCCTGCCCAGTACGCCGTATTAG
- a CDS encoding CpaF family protein translates to MSHESVFEASVGYFLSPLRPYLQDDTVSEIMVNGHSEVYIERRGRLEKTDARFPSHDALLSAVHNVAQYVGREIDADRPILDARLPDGSRVHVVLPPSARRGIYFTIRKFARDIFGLDDLIRLGSLSPSGKEFLEIAVRLKKNIVVAGGTGTGKTSLLNAVSTAIPEEERIVVIEDSSELRLAQPHTLYLEAQQADAYGRGSVTIRDLFKASLRMRPDRIIVGEVRSGEALDMIQSMLSGHAGSLTTVHATTPRDALTRLETLSLMSEVELPVYVARAQVSSAIHLIVQLARYSEDGSRKVTRITEALGMDAANQYQLRDLFVSHIQGRLPNGRLVADLQPTGERPTFADEVREYGLERFVNASAAVWRE, encoded by the coding sequence ATGTCACACGAGTCGGTCTTTGAAGCCAGCGTCGGCTACTTCCTGTCGCCGCTCCGGCCATACCTTCAGGACGACACGGTCTCGGAAATCATGGTTAACGGCCACAGCGAGGTGTACATCGAGCGCCGGGGCCGGCTCGAAAAGACCGACGCCCGGTTTCCCAGCCACGACGCCCTGCTCTCGGCCGTCCACAACGTCGCACAGTATGTCGGCCGGGAAATCGACGCCGACCGCCCAATTCTTGACGCCCGCCTGCCCGACGGCTCCCGCGTCCACGTGGTCCTCCCCCCCAGCGCCCGACGGGGCATCTACTTCACGATCCGCAAGTTCGCCCGCGACATCTTCGGCCTCGACGATCTGATCCGCCTCGGCAGCCTGTCCCCCTCCGGCAAAGAGTTTCTGGAGATTGCCGTTCGCTTGAAGAAAAACATCGTCGTGGCGGGCGGGACCGGCACCGGGAAGACGTCGCTGCTGAACGCCGTCTCGACCGCCATTCCCGAAGAAGAGCGGATCGTGGTTATCGAAGACAGCTCCGAGCTCCGCCTCGCGCAGCCCCACACCTTGTACTTGGAGGCCCAACAGGCCGACGCGTACGGCCGTGGATCGGTCACCATCCGCGATCTATTCAAGGCCTCGCTCCGCATGCGGCCCGACCGGATCATCGTCGGCGAAGTCCGGAGCGGCGAGGCGCTCGACATGATCCAGTCGATGCTCAGCGGGCACGCCGGCAGTTTGACGACCGTCCACGCCACGACGCCGCGCGACGCTCTCACGCGTCTCGAAACGCTGTCGCTGATGTCGGAGGTCGAACTCCCTGTCTACGTCGCTCGGGCCCAGGTCTCCAGCGCCATCCACCTGATCGTGCAGCTCGCCCGCTACTCGGAAGACGGCTCGCGCAAAGTGACCCGTATTACCGAGGCGCTCGGCATGGACGCCGCGAATCAGTACCAGTTGCGCGACCTGTTCGTCTCACACATCCAGGGTCGCCTGCCCAACGGACGCCTGGTCGCCGACCTGCAGCCGACCGGCGAACGTCCGACGTTCGCGGATGAAGTCCGCGAGTACGGGCTTGAGCGGTTCGTGAATGCGTCGGCTGCGGTGTGGAGGGAGTAG
- a CDS encoding zinc-dependent alcohol dehydrogenase family protein translates to MTTAAWQLQPADSAYRLTKVTRDVPAPGPGQVKVRVRAVSLNYRDLVNRDNLAGRDVAGRVPTSDGAGEIVGVGPAVTGWQVGDRVAGCLFQTWQSGRFDMGYHKQDLGGTLDGMLAEEVLLSADGIVSIPGHLSWSEAATLPCAAVTAWYSLTTRGGLQAGDTVLVLGTGGVSIFGLQFATALGAKVIVTSSSDSKLERARALGAWQTVNYRTQPDWQKNVWEFTGKRGVDQILEVGGPGTLEKSLGCIAAGGHIALIGVLTGFGAPQTSLFPLVARNARMNGIYVGSRSDFEAMNAFIAERALHPVIDREFPFDEAPEAYAYLKSGSHFGKVVISVDG, encoded by the coding sequence ATGACCACTGCCGCCTGGCAACTGCAGCCCGCCGACTCTGCGTACCGCCTGACGAAGGTGACTCGCGACGTACCGGCTCCGGGGCCGGGGCAGGTCAAAGTTCGCGTGCGGGCGGTCTCTCTCAATTACCGCGATCTGGTCAATCGGGACAATCTTGCCGGGCGCGATGTCGCCGGGCGCGTGCCGACGTCCGACGGAGCCGGGGAGATTGTGGGCGTCGGCCCCGCAGTGACCGGCTGGCAGGTCGGCGACCGAGTTGCGGGCTGCCTGTTTCAGACGTGGCAGTCGGGTCGGTTCGACATGGGCTATCACAAACAGGACCTCGGGGGAACGCTCGACGGGATGCTCGCCGAGGAAGTCCTCCTCTCTGCCGACGGCATCGTCAGCATTCCCGGCCATCTCTCCTGGTCCGAGGCGGCGACGCTGCCCTGCGCGGCGGTGACGGCGTGGTACTCGCTGACCACTCGCGGCGGTCTGCAGGCGGGCGATACGGTCCTCGTCCTGGGCACCGGGGGCGTTTCGATTTTCGGACTGCAGTTCGCCACGGCACTCGGAGCGAAGGTGATCGTGACATCCAGCAGCGACTCCAAGCTGGAACGGGCGCGAGCCCTCGGCGCCTGGCAGACGGTCAATTACCGCACGCAGCCCGACTGGCAGAAAAATGTCTGGGAATTCACCGGCAAACGGGGCGTGGACCAGATTCTGGAAGTCGGCGGTCCGGGGACGCTGGAGAAGTCGCTGGGCTGCATTGCCGCGGGCGGGCATATCGCACTCATCGGCGTGTTGACCGGGTTCGGCGCCCCGCAGACCAGCCTGTTTCCACTGGTGGCCCGCAATGCGCGGATGAACGGGATCTACGTCGGCTCTCGGTCCGACTTTGAAGCCATGAATGCGTTTATCGCCGAGCGCGCGTTGCACCCGGTGATTGATCGCGAGTTTCCGTTCGACGAGGCTCCGGAGGCCTACGCGTATCTCAAGTCCGGCAGCCATTTCGGCAAAGTGGTCATCAGCGTCGATGGTTGA
- a CDS encoding tRNA dihydrouridine synthase, translating into MRIGSVAVAHPITLAPMEEHTSYPLRVLMKQFGASLVCSERIDAVDVAARDKRALKLLQTAPVERPAAGQISGVDPQVMAEAAKIVAAQGFSIVDLNFECPIRRLVQRGEGGALMADPAAIARIVAAVARAVDVPVTLKIRTGPDAEHETAPEIARLAEAEGAAGIEVHARSVAQAYVGGPDWSVVRRVKEAVAIPVLGSGGIRTAEDAVREWRESGADGVAIGRGCLGNPWIFQQARSLVLGGAQLAPPSPTERARVLLQVVEAEFEFYGNHRALKRLPRTSCYFAKFLPEFDQFKSGVQKVRSFPEFRQLVRQHFSRVVSG; encoded by the coding sequence ATGCGCATCGGTTCCGTCGCTGTCGCCCACCCGATCACTCTCGCCCCGATGGAGGAGCACACCAGCTATCCATTGCGAGTACTGATGAAGCAGTTTGGGGCGAGTTTGGTCTGCAGCGAGCGGATCGATGCGGTCGACGTGGCGGCCCGCGACAAGCGGGCGCTGAAGCTGTTGCAGACGGCGCCGGTCGAGCGGCCGGCCGCAGGCCAGATCAGCGGCGTCGATCCGCAGGTGATGGCCGAGGCGGCGAAGATCGTTGCCGCACAGGGATTCTCGATCGTCGATCTGAACTTCGAGTGTCCGATCCGTCGACTCGTGCAGCGCGGCGAAGGAGGGGCGCTGATGGCCGACCCGGCCGCGATTGCCCGGATCGTCGCGGCGGTGGCGAGGGCCGTGGACGTTCCCGTGACGCTCAAGATTCGCACTGGCCCCGATGCGGAACACGAAACTGCGCCGGAGATCGCCCGTCTCGCTGAGGCGGAAGGGGCCGCCGGCATTGAAGTCCATGCCCGCAGCGTGGCGCAGGCCTATGTGGGGGGGCCGGACTGGAGCGTGGTCCGGCGCGTCAAAGAAGCCGTCGCGATTCCCGTACTCGGCAGCGGCGGGATTCGAACGGCGGAAGACGCCGTGCGAGAATGGCGAGAGAGCGGAGCGGATGGAGTGGCGATCGGGCGGGGCTGCCTGGGGAATCCGTGGATCTTTCAGCAGGCCAGGTCACTGGTCCTGGGAGGTGCGCAACTCGCCCCGCCTTCGCCGACCGAACGGGCGCGCGTGCTGCTGCAGGTTGTCGAAGCGGAGTTCGAGTTCTACGGCAATCACCGGGCGCTCAAGCGATTGCCGCGGACGAGCTGCTACTTCGCCAAGTTCCTGCCGGAATTTGACCAGTTCAAATCGGGCGTGCAGAAAGTGCGATCCTTTCCCGAGTTTCGGCAACTGGTGAGGCAGCATTTTTCGAGAGTGGTCAGTGGGTAG
- a CDS encoding sugar phosphate isomerase/epimerase family protein — translation MHPFRLSVATRCLQQPLRQSFQTVAGMGAQGIVLDVRQEVDASLLTETARRDLLHFVRELGLSVAGAVIPTRQPLNVEHELDRRILAIKGAMTAAWQLQARVLCFRAGTIPAEEDSPEYKLLLQVLQDLAAHANHVGVALALTPVNDSAESLRRLINQVQTGPLGIDFDPAQFAMTGRSVNESLRALHDLVWHVQLRDGLKDFAGGGDEVPVGQGVVDWIEVLALLSEADYRGWLTAVRTQGNDRAADLTRAIQHVGRVLLGG, via the coding sequence ATGCATCCCTTCCGTTTGAGCGTCGCCACCCGCTGTCTGCAGCAACCGCTGCGACAGTCGTTCCAGACTGTCGCAGGCATGGGGGCTCAGGGAATTGTGCTGGACGTCCGCCAGGAAGTCGACGCCTCCCTGCTGACGGAAACCGCCCGTCGCGATCTGCTGCACTTCGTGAGGGAGCTGGGATTGTCGGTGGCCGGAGCGGTGATTCCGACCCGTCAGCCGCTGAATGTTGAGCACGAGCTCGACCGTCGAATTCTCGCGATCAAGGGAGCGATGACGGCCGCCTGGCAGCTTCAGGCGCGCGTCTTGTGTTTCCGCGCCGGGACGATTCCCGCGGAGGAAGACTCTCCCGAGTACAAACTGCTGCTGCAGGTCCTGCAGGATCTGGCCGCCCACGCCAACCATGTGGGCGTCGCGTTGGCGCTGACGCCGGTCAACGATTCCGCCGAGAGCCTGCGCCGGTTGATTAATCAGGTGCAGACCGGGCCGCTGGGGATCGACTTCGACCCCGCCCAGTTCGCCATGACCGGCCGCAGCGTGAATGAGTCGCTCCGCGCTCTGCACGACCTGGTCTGGCACGTGCAGTTGCGGGATGGCCTGAAAGACTTTGCAGGGGGCGGCGACGAAGTCCCGGTCGGGCAGGGCGTCGTCGACTGGATCGAGGTGCTGGCGCTGCTGTCGGAAGCCGACTATCGCGGCTGGCTGACCGCGGTCCGTACTCAGGGCAACGACCGCGCCGCGGACCTGACGCGCGCCATTCAGCACGTCGGTCGAGTCCTGCTTGGCGGCTGA
- a CDS encoding Gfo/Idh/MocA family protein, protein MLRVGVIGLDTSHAPAFAKLLNDPDAPPELAHCKVVAAYPKGSPDIESSTKRVPEYTKIFQDLGIEIVDSIPALLEKVDCVLLETNDGRPHLEQVLPVLKAGKPCFIDKPIAGSLTDAVAIFEAAKKYKVPVFSASSLRFAEGAQKIRGGSLGDVYGCDAYSPASLEATHPDLFWYGIHGVETLFTVMGPGCESVTRAQTPGTELVTGVWTGGRIGTFRGLRQGSGYGGTAFGSKGIGQIGPYGGYKPLAVEFVKFFRTGTPPVDEQETLEIYAFMEAADESKRQGGVPVKLQTVLDKAKVEAGKRLKELGVE, encoded by the coding sequence GTGCTGCGCGTCGGCGTAATTGGTCTCGATACCTCACACGCGCCAGCCTTCGCCAAGCTCCTCAACGATCCCGACGCACCTCCCGAACTCGCCCATTGCAAGGTGGTTGCTGCGTATCCGAAGGGGAGCCCGGACATTGAATCCAGCACGAAGCGCGTGCCGGAGTACACCAAGATCTTCCAGGACCTGGGGATCGAGATCGTCGATTCGATTCCTGCACTGCTGGAAAAGGTCGACTGCGTCCTGCTCGAAACTAACGACGGCCGGCCGCATCTGGAACAGGTTCTGCCGGTTTTGAAAGCCGGTAAGCCCTGCTTCATCGACAAGCCGATCGCCGGTTCGTTGACCGACGCTGTCGCGATCTTCGAAGCCGCGAAGAAGTACAAGGTTCCGGTCTTCTCGGCCTCCTCGCTGCGGTTCGCCGAGGGAGCCCAGAAGATCCGCGGCGGGTCGCTCGGTGATGTCTACGGCTGCGACGCCTACAGCCCGGCGTCGCTGGAAGCGACCCATCCGGATCTCTTCTGGTACGGCATCCACGGCGTCGAGACGCTGTTTACCGTCATGGGGCCGGGTTGCGAGTCGGTGACGCGTGCGCAGACGCCCGGCACTGAACTCGTCACGGGAGTCTGGACCGGCGGACGGATCGGCACCTTCCGCGGTCTCCGCCAGGGGAGCGGCTATGGCGGGACCGCCTTCGGGTCGAAGGGGATCGGCCAGATCGGTCCCTACGGCGGCTACAAGCCGCTGGCGGTCGAGTTCGTCAAGTTCTTCCGGACGGGTACGCCGCCCGTCGACGAGCAGGAAACGCTGGAAATCTACGCTTTCATGGAAGCCGCCGACGAAAGCAAACGCCAGGGAGGCGTTCCGGTCAAACTGCAGACGGTCCTCGACAAGGCGAAGGTGGAGGCTGGCAAGCGACTGAAGGAGCTGGGAGTTGAGTAG